A region of Halalkaliarchaeum desulfuricum DNA encodes the following proteins:
- a CDS encoding DUF5305 domain-containing protein, with protein MNERTLRIRAFVDSNWGVLLAVFLLLALAGGWFAYGAYVDPPEETTSEVISSWSVDAEWSHSATVTEDNTVFPVGTELEDRTTYFGAIAPTLSGVFEVGYTATEASDVSIDAESTLVARSVDQETETVYWSETDALDTASTDGMDPDGTVETSFSINTTALDERIGQIRDEIGADPGTLELFVETTVTIEGTFDGDREAAELTYELPLELDGTTYSVDDPGPQSEVFERTEPVSEPVEPGVLGGVIAPILLLLGLVGAAGVAAGRHTGRFAVDDAERDWLAFRDDRSEFDEWVTRISLPEEALRRPTARAASLQDLVDFAIDNSAGVVEDPERNAFFVITDEYVYTYEPPAGPDPGRDRDGSDESVLPQDSGGDSTTDDVFESEESVATSASEPEPEDDAPAGDGENGTVSRDGHVPGPADGNGSSGEDGRSDGAS; from the coding sequence ATGAACGAACGCACCCTCCGGATCCGTGCGTTCGTCGATTCCAACTGGGGCGTCCTGCTTGCCGTATTCTTGCTTTTGGCGCTCGCCGGGGGATGGTTCGCTTACGGTGCGTACGTCGATCCGCCCGAGGAGACCACGTCCGAGGTGATCTCCTCCTGGAGCGTCGACGCGGAGTGGAGCCACAGCGCGACAGTCACGGAGGACAACACCGTGTTCCCTGTCGGAACCGAACTCGAGGATCGGACCACCTACTTCGGCGCGATCGCGCCGACTCTCTCTGGCGTCTTCGAAGTGGGCTACACCGCAACCGAGGCGTCGGACGTCTCGATCGACGCCGAGAGCACGCTCGTCGCGAGGTCGGTAGACCAGGAGACTGAGACGGTTTACTGGTCGGAAACTGACGCGCTGGATACGGCGTCGACCGACGGGATGGATCCGGACGGAACGGTCGAGACGTCGTTCTCGATCAACACCACTGCACTCGACGAGCGGATCGGGCAGATCCGCGACGAGATCGGTGCGGATCCGGGGACGCTCGAACTGTTCGTCGAGACGACGGTGACGATCGAGGGGACCTTCGACGGCGATCGGGAGGCAGCCGAACTGACCTACGAGCTACCGCTCGAACTGGACGGAACGACCTACAGCGTCGACGACCCCGGGCCCCAGAGTGAGGTGTTCGAGCGAACCGAACCCGTCTCCGAACCGGTCGAGCCGGGAGTTCTTGGAGGCGTCATCGCGCCGATTCTCCTGCTTTTGGGCCTCGTTGGCGCGGCAGGCGTCGCTGCGGGGCGCCACACCGGGCGGTTCGCGGTCGACGACGCCGAGCGCGACTGGCTCGCGTTCCGAGACGACAGATCCGAGTTCGACGAGTGGGTGACCCGGATCTCGCTGCCCGAGGAAGCGCTCCGGCGGCCGACGGCCCGCGCCGCGTCGCTACAGGATCTCGTCGACTTCGCGATCGACAACTCCGCGGGAGTCGTCGAAGATCCCGAACGGAACGCGTTCTTCGTGATCACCGACGAGTACGTGTACACGTACGAACCGCCAGCGGGTCCCGATCCCGGGCGGGATCGCGACGGCAGCGACGAGTCAGTTTTGCCGCAGGATAGCGGCGGTGATTCGACGACTGACGACGTATTCGAATCAGAGGAAAGCGTCGCTACGTCCGCCTCCGAGCCCGAACCGGAGGACGACGCTCCGGCTGGGGATGGAGAGAACGGAACAGTATCGAGAGACGGCCACGTCCCCGGGCCCGCCGACGGAAACGGTAGTTCCGGTGAAGACGGGCGTTCTGACGGGGCATCCTAG
- a CDS encoding HAD family hydrolase: MERYDLLYRLYDEFDTETLREYQDFVDLFPPVDSRVALDHWQDANDELDRRKEEIRTAFPTGGVFAEVAARADRESAFTALDLLNTYDRALNALVLDVDETLRSAGGTDNEIPRDTLHVLTEFHEAGVPIVICTGQTLENVKGFMIQGLGNEIVHSGRMSIVYEAGTGVFTPGHGSRTKQLLYEDLDEGVRSVFDEIRSRVLPDAPEQIRRGCHLQGNEFNVTLKPNFETGSSRAEAVIDSGLVYLLDLLGEAVAGRVDDDGDVDRTHSTEEFDLEVGPAWARAFYAAVDPEIRDVLETEGETAPIGADDVPDPVRALFERIDVAYYHADAAEIGSLELNKVAGVEAALDVLDIEDPFVLVMGDSKSDLRVMRWAEEHDTGIAAAPAHASTDVLEHVMDTDDLVFERGQSASLLRTAFVMNLLARIE, translated from the coding sequence ATGGAACGGTACGATCTCCTCTACAGGCTCTACGACGAGTTCGACACCGAGACGCTCCGAGAGTACCAGGACTTCGTCGACCTGTTCCCGCCTGTCGACTCCCGGGTCGCACTCGACCACTGGCAGGACGCAAACGACGAACTCGACCGCCGGAAAGAAGAGATCCGGACCGCGTTCCCCACCGGCGGCGTGTTCGCGGAGGTGGCCGCCAGGGCCGACCGGGAGTCGGCGTTCACCGCGCTGGATCTCCTCAACACCTACGATCGGGCCCTGAACGCGCTGGTACTCGACGTCGACGAAACGCTCCGATCCGCGGGGGGAACCGACAACGAGATCCCGCGCGACACGCTGCACGTGTTGACAGAGTTCCACGAAGCGGGGGTGCCGATCGTCATCTGCACCGGTCAGACCCTCGAGAACGTAAAGGGGTTCATGATCCAGGGGCTGGGCAACGAGATCGTCCACTCCGGGAGGATGAGCATCGTCTACGAGGCCGGGACCGGCGTGTTTACGCCCGGCCACGGCTCCCGGACGAAACAGCTCCTGTACGAGGATCTCGACGAGGGGGTTCGCTCCGTCTTCGACGAGATCCGCTCCAGGGTGTTGCCGGACGCGCCCGAGCAGATCCGCCGCGGGTGTCACCTCCAGGGCAACGAGTTCAACGTCACGCTCAAACCCAACTTCGAGACCGGAAGTTCCCGCGCCGAGGCCGTGATCGACTCGGGGCTCGTGTACCTGCTCGATCTGCTCGGGGAGGCAGTCGCCGGACGCGTCGACGACGACGGCGACGTGGATCGAACCCACTCCACCGAGGAGTTCGACCTCGAGGTGGGCCCAGCGTGGGCCCGGGCGTTCTACGCCGCCGTCGACCCGGAGATCCGCGACGTGCTGGAAACCGAAGGGGAAACCGCCCCGATCGGAGCCGACGACGTCCCCGACCCCGTGCGGGCGCTCTTCGAACGGATCGACGTCGCCTACTACCACGCAGACGCCGCCGAGATCGGCTCGCTGGAACTCAACAAGGTCGCCGGGGTCGAAGCCGCCCTCGACGTGCTCGATATCGAGGACCCGTTCGTGCTTGTCATGGGCGACAGCAAGTCCGATCTACGGGTGATGCGATGGGCGGAAGAACACGACACCGGAATCGCGGCTGCACCCGCACACGCCTCCACAGACGTACTCGAACACGTCATGGACACCGACGACCTGGTGTTCGAACGGGGACAGTCCGCATCGCTTTTGCGCACCGCCTTCGTGATGAACCTGCTTGCCCGGATCGAGTGA
- a CDS encoding DUF5786 family protein, whose amino-acid sequence MGFGSYDESEQQDQEVDADESKGVNVHENDHEGKLTFESDASTDDLVDRLAEIKDDDDEE is encoded by the coding sequence ATGGGTTTTGGAAGCTACGACGAGTCCGAACAACAGGATCAGGAAGTGGACGCGGACGAAAGCAAGGGCGTCAACGTCCACGAGAACGACCACGAGGGGAAACTCACGTTCGAGTCGGACGCCTCGACTGACGACCTCGTGGACCGGCTCGCGGAAATCAAAGACGACGACGACGAAGAGTAG
- a CDS encoding DUF7344 domain-containing protein, whose product MPGSSSDAKGGELLQRDEPQRRETQDVYEVLRNERRRYALHALSVADGPVAVGDLADRVAAWEHDTTVAEVTERERHRVYTSLQQVHIPRLDEAGLVRFDEDRGIVDPSPEIETYDVYLDVVGAEEISWSGYYLGLSLVTLAVFGLVALELYPFTLLPVEAWIAGVVVGFMGSAVIHVWSVRRTTGGFAGSPDVDDT is encoded by the coding sequence GTGCCCGGGTCGTCCAGCGATGCGAAGGGGGGGGAGCTACTCCAGCGGGACGAGCCCCAACGCCGGGAAACACAGGACGTCTACGAGGTCCTGCGCAACGAGCGACGCAGATACGCCCTCCACGCGCTGTCCGTCGCCGACGGACCCGTTGCAGTCGGCGATCTCGCGGACCGGGTGGCAGCGTGGGAACACGACACCACCGTGGCGGAGGTGACCGAACGCGAACGGCATCGGGTGTACACCTCCCTGCAGCAGGTTCACATCCCGCGACTCGACGAGGCCGGTCTCGTGCGGTTCGACGAGGATAGAGGGATCGTCGATCCCTCACCGGAGATCGAGACGTACGACGTCTACCTCGACGTCGTCGGCGCAGAGGAGATATCCTGGAGCGGCTACTACCTCGGGCTGTCGCTGGTCACGCTTGCGGTGTTCGGGCTGGTGGCCCTCGAACTGTACCCGTTCACGTTGCTCCCGGTCGAAGCCTGGATCGCTGGCGTCGTCGTCGGATTCATGGGATCGGCGGTGATCCACGTGTGGTCGGTCCGGCGAACTACCGGCGGGTTTGCAGGTTCCCCCGACGTCGATGACACCTAA
- a CDS encoding casein kinase II subunit beta family protein encodes MSDDHTDTDGQSNRTRRGLLRGLGTTAGTTLLAAGLANHIVGSTAAVDAEASEFTAADTPTVEDNDGDVEKVYVAPVIEVDWMNFSEGVDEVEVTLEATVDGQTDEIYDVVLEDIDDESSDEVESTDTSSTGQFSDTNSWFQITFTQHDITDVDSDITEDDFSDNSLDAGDSKVTTVDLDLVVDVRGYESENGTVSISDSFDVEVENPDGETEVDGDANTDAE; translated from the coding sequence ATGAGTGACGACCATACCGATACAGACGGACAGTCGAATCGCACGCGAAGAGGACTCCTCCGGGGACTGGGGACGACCGCCGGTACCACGCTTTTGGCGGCCGGTCTCGCAAACCACATCGTCGGCTCGACGGCCGCCGTCGACGCCGAGGCCTCGGAGTTCACCGCCGCCGACACGCCCACCGTCGAGGACAACGACGGCGATGTGGAGAAGGTGTACGTGGCTCCAGTGATCGAGGTGGACTGGATGAACTTCTCCGAAGGGGTCGACGAGGTCGAGGTGACGCTGGAAGCGACTGTGGACGGTCAGACAGACGAAATTTATGACGTAGTGTTGGAAGACATCGATGACGAATCGAGTGATGAGGTCGAGAGTACAGATACAAGTAGCACAGGCCAATTTTCGGATACTAATAGTTGGTTCCAAATCACCTTTACCCAGCACGACATCACCGACGTCGACTCCGACATTACCGAGGACGACTTCAGCGACAATTCGCTCGATGCGGGCGACTCGAAGGTGACGACGGTGGATCTCGACCTCGTCGTCGACGTCCGGGGATACGAAAGCGAGAACGGAACCGTCTCGATCTCGGACTCCTTCGACGTCGAGGTCGAGAACCCCGACGGCGAGACGGAAGTCGACGGCGACGCCAACACCGACGCCGAATAG
- the lrpA1 gene encoding HTH-type transcriptional regulator LrpA1, whose protein sequence is MSAAPTEDRILEALEEDAQASYAEIAQQAGVSKPTVRKYIRKLEEEGVIVGYSAEVDPKKLSSQSIAMVGMDVDSGRYVEATRELKQLDAVESLYTSSGDHMLMAEVRAGNGDELGDVIAEDILGIEGITAAHPSFLQERLK, encoded by the coding sequence ATGAGCGCTGCCCCGACGGAGGATCGAATCCTCGAGGCTCTCGAGGAGGACGCCCAGGCGTCGTACGCCGAAATCGCACAACAGGCCGGGGTTTCGAAACCCACCGTCCGGAAGTACATCCGCAAACTGGAGGAGGAGGGAGTCATCGTCGGCTACTCCGCGGAGGTCGACCCGAAGAAACTCTCCTCGCAGTCGATCGCGATGGTCGGGATGGACGTCGACAGCGGGCGGTATGTCGAGGCGACACGGGAACTCAAGCAGCTCGACGCTGTCGAATCGCTGTACACGTCTTCGGGAGATCACATGCTGATGGCGGAAGTCCGGGCCGGAAACGGGGACGAACTCGGTGACGTCATCGCGGAGGACATCCTGGGAATCGAGGGGATCACGGCGGCACACCCCTCGTTTCTCCAGGAGCGACTGAAGTGA
- a CDS encoding 2-oxoacid:acceptor oxidoreductase subunit alpha: MTESELIWRISGGSGDGIASTSQNFAKALMRSGLHVFTHRHYPSRIRGGHTYTEIRASSEPVKSRGNGYNFLLALGDSFARNPQEDAYYGNEELKPLSENLDELREGGVIVYDSGLLDAGEIEEFDRRAEENNWHVYPIDLRGMAREQGREVMRNTAGVGVTCALIGMDLEYIQDLMREAMPEKILEPNLEILQTAYDQVKEEHDPDAHDVAVPSGEHDEPQLLLSGSEAISYGAIDEGCRFIAGYPMTPWTEVFTIMTQSMSQLGGISEQVEDEIAAAALALGASHAGVKAMSGSSGGGFALMSEPLGLAEMTETPVVFVEAMRAGPSTGMPTKTEQGDLEHVLYTSQGDTHRVVFAPGTVEEAYDQTRTAFRIAYEYQIPAIVLYDQKLGGELISVPESTFDREPNPDLGSTLTEAELEDAPHNAAGKYERYQHDVADGVSPRSLPGQKGGRFLASGNEHEPSGHISESPENRVAQVDRRSQKVEAIRADLDDEGNQTPHGPEDAEYGILTWGSQQGTVEEAVDELNAAGHSVKSLGVSDLVPYPVEEVEAFLESVDEVLVVEMNASAQFRGLTQKELGRYGEKLSSLLKYNGNPFEPADIVDGFESTMIDGNDDVPGIETTFVPAAGD; this comes from the coding sequence ATGACTGAAAGTGAACTCATCTGGCGGATTTCCGGCGGTTCGGGTGACGGCATCGCCTCGACCAGCCAGAACTTCGCCAAGGCGTTGATGCGGTCGGGACTGCACGTGTTCACGCACCGCCACTACCCGTCGCGGATCCGGGGCGGCCACACGTACACGGAAATCCGGGCGTCGAGCGAACCCGTCAAGTCGCGGGGGAACGGATACAATTTCCTCCTCGCGTTGGGGGACTCCTTCGCTCGGAACCCACAGGAGGACGCCTACTACGGGAACGAAGAACTCAAACCGCTCTCGGAGAACCTCGACGAGCTCCGCGAGGGTGGCGTGATCGTCTACGATTCGGGGCTGCTCGACGCAGGCGAGATCGAGGAGTTCGACCGACGAGCCGAGGAGAACAACTGGCACGTGTATCCGATCGACCTCCGCGGGATGGCCCGAGAGCAGGGGCGGGAGGTCATGCGGAACACGGCCGGCGTCGGTGTGACGTGTGCGTTGATCGGAATGGACTTAGAGTACATCCAGGACCTCATGCGCGAGGCGATGCCCGAGAAGATCCTCGAGCCGAACCTCGAGATCCTCCAGACGGCGTACGACCAGGTCAAAGAGGAGCACGACCCGGACGCCCACGACGTGGCGGTTCCGTCCGGGGAGCACGACGAACCGCAGCTTCTGCTGTCCGGATCGGAGGCCATCTCCTACGGTGCCATCGACGAGGGATGCCGGTTCATCGCCGGCTATCCGATGACGCCGTGGACGGAGGTATTCACCATCATGACCCAGAGTATGTCGCAGCTCGGGGGGATCTCCGAGCAGGTCGAAGACGAGATCGCGGCGGCGGCGCTGGCGCTCGGGGCGTCCCACGCCGGCGTCAAGGCGATGTCGGGCTCCTCCGGCGGCGGGTTCGCGCTGATGTCGGAGCCGCTCGGGCTGGCGGAGATGACCGAGACGCCGGTAGTGTTCGTCGAGGCGATGCGCGCCGGCCCCTCCACGGGGATGCCGACGAAGACAGAGCAGGGCGACCTCGAGCACGTCCTGTACACTTCCCAGGGTGACACCCACCGCGTGGTGTTCGCCCCGGGAACCGTCGAGGAAGCGTACGACCAGACACGGACGGCGTTCCGGATCGCCTACGAGTACCAGATCCCGGCGATCGTCCTGTACGACCAGAAGCTCGGCGGGGAGCTGATAAGCGTCCCCGAGAGCACGTTCGACCGGGAGCCGAACCCGGATCTGGGATCGACGCTGACGGAGGCGGAACTCGAGGACGCGCCGCACAACGCCGCGGGCAAGTACGAGCGATACCAGCACGACGTCGCAGACGGCGTGAGCCCGCGGTCGCTGCCCGGCCAGAAGGGTGGCCGGTTCCTCGCGTCGGGCAACGAACACGAGCCCTCGGGCCACATAAGCGAGAGTCCGGAAAACCGGGTCGCGCAGGTCGACCGGCGGAGCCAAAAGGTCGAAGCGATCCGGGCGGACCTCGACGACGAGGGCAACCAGACGCCACACGGCCCCGAAGACGCCGAATACGGAATCCTCACGTGGGGTAGCCAGCAGGGAACCGTCGAGGAGGCGGTCGACGAACTGAACGCAGCTGGTCACTCGGTCAAGTCGCTGGGCGTCTCCGATCTCGTGCCGTATCCTGTCGAGGAGGTCGAGGCGTTCCTCGAGAGCGTCGATGAGGTGCTGGTGGTGGAGATGAACGCGTCGGCACAGTTCCGCGGGCTCACCCAGAAGGAGCTTGGTCGCTACGGCGAGAAGCTGTCGAGCCTGCTGAAGTACAACGGCAACCCGTTCGAGCCGGCCGACATCGTCGACGGGTTCGAGTCGACGATGATCGACGGCAACGACGACGTGCCGGGCATTGAAACGACGTTCGTACCTGCAGCGGGTGATTAA
- a CDS encoding thiamine pyrophosphate-dependent enzyme, translated as MSAFNAIGEEREIDREEFTPGIEPQPTWCPGCGDFGVLKALKQALPEVGRTPEETLLVTGIGCSGKLNSYLDSYGFHTIHGRSLPVARAAKLANPGLEVIAAGGDGDGYGIGGNHFMHTARENHDMTYVVFNNEIFGLTKGQTSPTSPKGHKSKTQPHGSAKEPIRPLSLALTSGASYVARTAAVNPNQAKEILTEAIQHDGFAHIDFLTQCPTWNKDARQYVPYTDVQDSDDYDFDVHDRVEAQEAMRTAEEALYEGEVLTGRFYVDETRPSYQGEKQRIGEMPETPLAERYFDDDYEWERAYDEFIDKHR; from the coding sequence ATGAGTGCATTCAACGCAATCGGAGAGGAACGAGAGATCGACCGAGAGGAGTTCACGCCGGGAATCGAGCCGCAGCCGACCTGGTGTCCCGGCTGTGGCGACTTCGGCGTCCTGAAGGCGCTGAAACAGGCGCTTCCCGAGGTCGGACGGACGCCCGAGGAGACGCTTCTGGTGACCGGTATCGGCTGTTCGGGCAAACTCAACAGCTATCTCGACAGCTACGGTTTCCACACCATCCACGGCCGGTCGCTGCCTGTCGCCCGCGCGGCGAAGCTGGCGAACCCCGGGCTCGAGGTCATCGCTGCCGGCGGCGACGGCGACGGCTACGGGATCGGCGGGAACCACTTCATGCACACCGCCCGGGAGAACCACGACATGACCTACGTCGTGTTCAACAACGAGATCTTCGGGCTCACAAAGGGGCAGACCTCCCCGACGAGCCCCAAGGGGCACAAGTCAAAGACCCAGCCCCACGGCAGCGCGAAGGAACCCATCCGCCCGCTGTCGCTGGCGCTGACTTCGGGCGCCTCGTACGTCGCCCGGACCGCCGCGGTGAATCCGAACCAGGCGAAGGAGATCCTCACTGAGGCGATCCAGCACGACGGCTTCGCCCACATCGATTTCCTCACGCAGTGTCCGACCTGGAACAAGGACGCTCGCCAGTACGTCCCGTACACCGACGTCCAGGACTCCGACGACTACGACTTCGACGTCCACGACCGCGTCGAGGCCCAGGAGGCGATGCGCACCGCCGAGGAGGCGCTGTACGAGGGCGAAGTGCTTACCGGTCGGTTCTACGTCGACGAGACGCGGCCCTCCTATCAGGGGGAGAAACAGCGCATCGGCGAGATGCCCGAGACGCCGTTGGCGGAGCGGTACTTCGACGACGATTACGAGTGGGAACGCGCCTACGACGAGTTCATCGACAAACACCGGTAG
- a CDS encoding DUF7344 domain-containing protein, with the protein MGVASATGRGGTGRVTENELFEVLANRRRRYALHALKRDAEGADGQVDLGTLAEQVAAWENEVDPGEVSYDERKRVYTALQQSHLPKMDEVGIVSFNKDRGVVEPTPAMDDVEIYMDVIHGNEIPWSEYYLGLSVVSAALYAAVWIGVYPFTLLPDLSWGVFIVVAFLVSSLAHRYYTSEMRLGTGEMPPEMERER; encoded by the coding sequence ATGGGTGTCGCGTCAGCCACTGGCCGCGGGGGGACCGGCCGAGTTACGGAAAACGAGTTGTTCGAGGTGTTAGCCAACCGGCGGCGCCGGTACGCGTTGCACGCGCTCAAACGCGACGCGGAGGGCGCAGACGGGCAGGTCGACCTGGGGACGCTGGCCGAGCAGGTCGCCGCCTGGGAGAACGAGGTAGATCCTGGGGAGGTGTCCTACGACGAGCGAAAGCGGGTATACACTGCCTTACAGCAATCCCACCTCCCGAAAATGGACGAGGTGGGGATCGTCTCGTTCAACAAGGACCGAGGGGTGGTCGAGCCGACGCCCGCGATGGACGACGTCGAGATCTATATGGACGTCATCCACGGGAACGAGATCCCATGGAGCGAGTACTACCTCGGTCTCTCGGTGGTGTCGGCGGCGCTGTACGCCGCCGTCTGGATTGGGGTGTACCCGTTCACGCTGTTGCCCGACCTCTCGTGGGGCGTGTTCATCGTAGTCGCGTTCCTGGTGTCATCGCTCGCACACCGGTACTACACCTCCGAGATGCGGCTGGGGACGGGCGAGATGCCGCCGGAGATGGAACGCGAGAGGTGA
- the mtnP gene encoding S-methyl-5'-thioadenosine phosphorylase, with protein MIGFIGGSGIYEALPLGNVRKKEYATPYGEPSAPVTIGEFGDTGREVAFLPRHGPNHGKSPSDLPYRANMYALKLAGVTHVFASNAVGSLKEELPPGTLVIPDNIYDRTKHRELSFYGDGIVVHQPFAEPYSPELVDHLTESAREAVSDRGIDADVVKGGTYVCIEGPQFSTKAESEFYRSQGWDLVGMTTIPEAKLAREAEIAYATICGVTDYDVWKEDSQVTLEEVLENAERNQRAIEATVEEAVRTLPEDHTCEAHSALEGTVNTPTEAIPEETRDRVEPLVGEYL; from the coding sequence ATGATCGGATTCATCGGCGGCAGCGGCATTTACGAGGCGCTTCCACTGGGGAACGTCCGGAAGAAGGAGTACGCGACCCCGTACGGCGAGCCGAGCGCGCCGGTGACAATCGGCGAGTTTGGCGACACCGGCCGCGAGGTTGCGTTTCTGCCCCGTCACGGACCGAACCACGGCAAGTCGCCGAGCGACCTGCCGTACCGCGCGAACATGTACGCCCTGAAGCTCGCGGGCGTCACCCACGTCTTTGCGTCGAACGCGGTCGGCAGCCTCAAAGAAGAACTCCCGCCGGGAACGCTCGTGATCCCGGACAACATCTACGATCGGACGAAACACCGGGAGCTGTCCTTCTATGGCGACGGGATCGTGGTTCACCAGCCGTTCGCGGAGCCGTACAGCCCGGAACTGGTCGATCACCTGACCGAGTCGGCTCGGGAGGCGGTCTCGGACCGCGGGATCGACGCCGACGTCGTGAAGGGCGGGACGTACGTCTGCATCGAGGGGCCGCAGTTCTCCACGAAGGCGGAAAGCGAGTTCTACCGCTCGCAGGGGTGGGACCTGGTCGGGATGACCACGATCCCGGAGGCGAAACTGGCCCGCGAGGCGGAAATCGCCTACGCGACGATCTGTGGCGTCACCGACTACGACGTCTGGAAGGAGGACAGCCAGGTGACCCTGGAGGAAGTGCTCGAGAACGCCGAGCGGAACCAGCGCGCTATTGAGGCGACCGTCGAGGAAGCCGTCCGGACGCTGCCAGAGGATCACACCTGCGAGGCGCACTCGGCGCTCGAAGGCACCGTGAACACGCCGACGGAGGCGATACCGGAGGAGACCCGCGATCGGGTGGAGCCGCTCGTCGGCGAGTACCTTTAA
- a CDS encoding DUF1102 domain-containing protein: MDRTQFLLLAAVLASGLVIVATAGAPIDGLTFEDGIDVIGPDDEVDATGHLELEPHDGPNGKYAYLNEDDEIEIAIGASNPNIDGERGVNVEAGTTIHDVFTVTYNASTIQNETPVKVWIEHGDDPDTDVAESEILTFTSDGDPIEGENANLTLEPNETASIGLSVDSTGVEPGLVASNFTIYAKFPTETEMEEKTVTTTRTRFAFSSPEPNVCEGTVYNAMGGEETRIDACSVKIADGVTLESVSFTMTFDDTVDVRLEGSPIPFSDRSALDPTETGAAPLGYFTAEYEPRVGDATEVTDRSYDVFVSSERLATPGIETPGTVRDPGPIAELDPESIRLYGFDPANESWTPLETEVVETTDEGVLLRTDSDGFPVYAVGVDAPVLRVEETTLEPSTVAVDEPTTITVTLANDGLAGGDVQLTLEANGTVIATPTVTVPAGEWTTVTFDHPFDEPGVYEITVDGEVVGNVTVEAPPTEEPPETEEPPAETPAPEEPPAETPEPEDTPAEIDEPFDWIEEPAGLDLERTVGLVLFLAIVLATTYLVRRMPRR; this comes from the coding sequence ATGGACCGGACGCAGTTCTTGCTCCTCGCGGCTGTGCTCGCCAGCGGCCTCGTGATAGTGGCGACAGCCGGCGCCCCGATTGACGGGCTCACGTTCGAGGACGGGATCGACGTGATCGGCCCGGACGACGAGGTCGACGCGACCGGACATCTGGAGCTCGAACCGCACGATGGTCCGAATGGCAAGTACGCCTACTTAAACGAGGACGACGAGATCGAAATCGCCATCGGCGCTTCCAACCCGAACATCGATGGGGAGCGGGGCGTCAACGTGGAAGCGGGGACGACGATACACGACGTGTTCACGGTGACGTACAACGCGTCGACGATTCAGAATGAAACGCCGGTGAAGGTGTGGATCGAGCACGGCGACGATCCGGACACCGACGTCGCGGAAAGTGAAATACTCACCTTCACCAGCGACGGCGACCCGATCGAAGGCGAGAACGCGAACCTCACGCTGGAACCGAACGAGACAGCATCGATCGGCCTGTCTGTCGACTCTACCGGCGTAGAGCCGGGCCTGGTGGCGAGCAACTTCACGATCTACGCCAAGTTCCCCACAGAGACGGAGATGGAGGAAAAGACCGTGACAACGACCCGGACTCGTTTCGCCTTCTCCTCGCCGGAACCCAACGTGTGTGAGGGGACGGTGTACAACGCCATGGGTGGAGAGGAGACCCGTATCGACGCCTGCTCGGTGAAGATTGCCGACGGAGTCACGCTCGAGTCGGTGTCGTTCACGATGACGTTCGACGACACCGTCGACGTCCGTCTCGAGGGGAGCCCCATCCCCTTCTCCGACCGGTCCGCGCTCGATCCGACCGAAACCGGCGCCGCCCCGCTCGGCTACTTCACCGCCGAGTACGAGCCGAGGGTCGGGGATGCGACGGAGGTGACGGACCGCAGTTACGACGTCTTCGTGTCGTCGGAACGGCTCGCGACGCCCGGCATCGAGACGCCCGGAACGGTACGCGATCCCGGTCCGATCGCCGAACTCGATCCGGAGTCGATCCGGCTGTACGGCTTCGATCCGGCAAACGAGAGCTGGACCCCCCTCGAAACGGAGGTCGTGGAAACGACAGACGAGGGTGTGCTCCTCCGGACCGACTCGGATGGGTTCCCGGTGTACGCGGTCGGCGTCGACGCCCCGGTCCTGCGCGTCGAGGAGACGACCCTCGAGCCATCGACCGTCGCGGTCGACGAACCGACGACGATCACCGTGACGCTCGCAAACGACGGCCTCGCCGGGGGAGACGTCCAGCTCACCCTGGAGGCGAACGGAACGGTGATCGCGACGCCGACGGTCACTGTACCGGCCGGTGAGTGGACGACCGTCACGTTCGACCACCCGTTCGACGAGCCGGGCGTTTACGAGATCACCGTCGATGGGGAGGTGGTCGGAAACGTCACCGTCGAGGCTCCGCCGACAGAGGAGCCGCCGGAAACCGAGGAACCGCCGGCCGAGACGCCCGCCCCCGAGGAACCGCCGGCAGAGACGCCCGAACCCGAGGACACCCCGGCCGAGATCGACGAGCCGTTCGACTGGATCGAGGAGCCCGCCGGGCTCGATCTCGAGCGGACCGTCGGGCTCGTTTTGTTCCTCGCCATCGTCCTGGCAACGACATATCTCGTCAGGCGGATGCCGCGGAGATGA